In Drosophila teissieri strain GT53w chromosome 2R, Prin_Dtei_1.1, whole genome shotgun sequence, the following proteins share a genomic window:
- the LOC122613053 gene encoding fructose-1,6-bisphosphatase 1 isoform X1: MAVSSGDSKMSQQGPAFDSNAMTLTRFVLQEQRKFKSATGDLSQLLNSIQTAIKATSSAVRKAGIAKLHGFAGDVNVQGEEVKKLDVLSNELFINMLKSSYTTCLMVSEENENVIEVEVEKQGKYIVCFDPLDGSSNIDCLVSIGSIFAIYRKKSDGPPTVEDALQPGNQLVAAGYALYGSATAIVLGLGSGVNGFTYDPAIGEFVLTDPNMRVPEKGKIYSINEGYAADWEDGVFNYIAAKKDPAKGKPYGARYVGSMVADVHRTIKYGGIFIYPATKSAPSGKLRLLYECVPMAYLMILAGGLASDGKISILDIVPKKIHERSPIFLGSKADVEEALSYLK; encoded by the exons ATGGCGGTCAGTAGCGGTGATT CCAAAATGAGCCAACAGGGACCAGCTTTTGACTCCAATGCGATGACGCTCACGCGATTCGtgctgcaggagcagcgaAAGTTCAAGAGTGCCACTGGCGATCTCTCCCAACTGCTAAACTCCATCCAGACTGCCATCAAGGCTACATCATCTGCGGTCCGGAAGGCCGGCATCGCCAAGCTCCATGGATTCGCTGGTGATGTGAATGTCCAGGGCGAGGAAGTCAAGAAACTGGACGTGCTCTCCAACGAGCTGTTCATCAACATGCTGAAATCATCCTATACCACATGTCTAATGGTTTCCGAGGAGAACGAGAATGTGATCGAGGTGGAAGTGGAGAAACAG GGAAAATACATCGTGTGTTTCGATCCCCTGGATGGATCCTCCAACATAGACTGTTTGGTGTCGATCGGTTCGATCTTCGCCATTTACCGCAAGAAAAGCGATGGTCCGCCCACAGTGGAGGATGCCCTTCAACCTGGAAATCAGCTGGTGGCCGCCGGATACGCGCTGTACGGCTCGGCCACAGCAATAGTCCTGGGTCTGGGTTCCGGAGTGAATGGCTTCACTTACGACCCAGCCATCGGAGAGTTCGTCCTGACCGATCCCAACATGCGGGTGCCTGAGAAGGGAAAGATTTACTCGATCAACGAGGGTTATGCCGCGGATTGGGAGGACGGTGTGTTCAACTACATTGCGGCCAAGAAGGACCCTGCCAAAGGAAAGCCCTACGGAGCGCGGTACGTAGGATCCATGGTCGCAGATGTGCATCGTACCATCAAATACGGTGGCATCTTCATCTATCCGGCTACGAAATCCGCTCCCAGCGGAAAACTCCGTCTTCTATACGAGTGTGTACCTATGGCCTATCTGATGATTCTGGCTGGAGGCCTGGCCAGCGACGGAAAGATTAGCATTTTGGACATTGTGCCCAAGAAGATTCACGAGCGCAGCCCCATTTTCCTAGGATCCAAGGCCGACGTGGAGGAGGCGCTCAGCTACTTAAAGTGA
- the LOC122613053 gene encoding fructose-1,6-bisphosphatase 1 isoform X2 — MSQQGPAFDSNAMTLTRFVLQEQRKFKSATGDLSQLLNSIQTAIKATSSAVRKAGIAKLHGFAGDVNVQGEEVKKLDVLSNELFINMLKSSYTTCLMVSEENENVIEVEVEKQGKYIVCFDPLDGSSNIDCLVSIGSIFAIYRKKSDGPPTVEDALQPGNQLVAAGYALYGSATAIVLGLGSGVNGFTYDPAIGEFVLTDPNMRVPEKGKIYSINEGYAADWEDGVFNYIAAKKDPAKGKPYGARYVGSMVADVHRTIKYGGIFIYPATKSAPSGKLRLLYECVPMAYLMILAGGLASDGKISILDIVPKKIHERSPIFLGSKADVEEALSYLK; from the exons ATGAGCCAACAGGGACCAGCTTTTGACTCCAATGCGATGACGCTCACGCGATTCGtgctgcaggagcagcgaAAGTTCAAGAGTGCCACTGGCGATCTCTCCCAACTGCTAAACTCCATCCAGACTGCCATCAAGGCTACATCATCTGCGGTCCGGAAGGCCGGCATCGCCAAGCTCCATGGATTCGCTGGTGATGTGAATGTCCAGGGCGAGGAAGTCAAGAAACTGGACGTGCTCTCCAACGAGCTGTTCATCAACATGCTGAAATCATCCTATACCACATGTCTAATGGTTTCCGAGGAGAACGAGAATGTGATCGAGGTGGAAGTGGAGAAACAG GGAAAATACATCGTGTGTTTCGATCCCCTGGATGGATCCTCCAACATAGACTGTTTGGTGTCGATCGGTTCGATCTTCGCCATTTACCGCAAGAAAAGCGATGGTCCGCCCACAGTGGAGGATGCCCTTCAACCTGGAAATCAGCTGGTGGCCGCCGGATACGCGCTGTACGGCTCGGCCACAGCAATAGTCCTGGGTCTGGGTTCCGGAGTGAATGGCTTCACTTACGACCCAGCCATCGGAGAGTTCGTCCTGACCGATCCCAACATGCGGGTGCCTGAGAAGGGAAAGATTTACTCGATCAACGAGGGTTATGCCGCGGATTGGGAGGACGGTGTGTTCAACTACATTGCGGCCAAGAAGGACCCTGCCAAAGGAAAGCCCTACGGAGCGCGGTACGTAGGATCCATGGTCGCAGATGTGCATCGTACCATCAAATACGGTGGCATCTTCATCTATCCGGCTACGAAATCCGCTCCCAGCGGAAAACTCCGTCTTCTATACGAGTGTGTACCTATGGCCTATCTGATGATTCTGGCTGGAGGCCTGGCCAGCGACGGAAAGATTAGCATTTTGGACATTGTGCCCAAGAAGATTCACGAGCGCAGCCCCATTTTCCTAGGATCCAAGGCCGACGTGGAGGAGGCGCTCAGCTACTTAAAGTGA
- the LOC122612741 gene encoding tRNA-dihydrouridine(47) synthase [NAD(P)(+)]-like, giving the protein MDSGICYIKPEYLVTETDGSSAAVNTENSDKNKRKREDAEDVKDGGKKKWDKKERKRGQNKNRPVFKDERYSHLCHSLIDGTGGEPCSLANCRYVHDLDAYLAAKGEDLGLECYVYTTKGYCARGVSCRFAKAHTNEQGRNLKREDYDENANPTTCNGVSSELQVRLRKHDYDFSRSKELIKMAEQLRDARKLKEQQEKEKNQSEGTVSSTPGEKQPSDTVEMLDAEQLTDSTSKPTGVGCVIDESAIGRDADQKPAVNFREKLVLSPLTTLGNLPFRRICKEFGADITCGEMACAQPLLKGMGQEWALTKRHQSEDIFGVQLCGNNPNMINQAAQVIYETAQVDFIDLNIGCPIDLIYQQGGGSALMRRTNILELTVRSCAALSNRLPFTVKMRTGIYADKSVAHELLPLVEEWGASAVTLHGRSREQRYTKHANWAYIEECAAKAKRMPVIGNGDILSYEDYIERRTLAPHVSSVMIGRGALIKPWIFQEIKEKNSWSPSSGQRYEILQKFCNYGLEHWGSDTKGVETTRRFLLEWQSFLYRYIPEALQTAPPQKINARPQKYRGRDEMETLMSSGNAADWVKLSESLLGRVPECFTFVPKHKANAF; this is encoded by the exons ATGGATTCCGGTATTTGTTACATCAAACCAGA ATACCTGGTAACTGAAACCGATGGCAGCAGTGCAGCAGTTAACACTGAAAACAgcgataaaaacaaaagaaaacgcGAGGACGCCGAAGATGTGAAAGACGGCGGAAAAAAGAAATGGGATAAAAAGGAACGCAAACGTGGACAAAACAAA AACCGCCCAGTTTTTAAGGACGAGCGGTACTCGCATCTGTGCCACTCGTTGATCGACGGAACCGGTGGAGAACCTTGTTCCCTTGCCAACTGTCGCTATGTCCACGATTTGGATGCCTACTTGGCCGCCAAGGGTGAGGACTTGGGCCTCGAATGCTATGTGTACACCACCAAGGGCTATTGTGCCCGCGGGGTTAGTTGTCGCTTTGCAAAGGCCCACACAAATGAACAGGGCAGGAACCTCAAAAGAGAGGACTACGATGAAAACGCTAATCCAACCACGTGCAATGGCGTCAGTTCAG AACTCCAAGTGCGTCTGCGAAAACATGATTATGACTTTAGTCGCAGCAAGGAGCTTATCAAAATGGCTGAACAGCTAAGAGATGCGCGAAAACTAAAAGAACaacaggaaaaggaaaagaatcAGTCTGAAGGGACAGTAAGCTCCACTCCAGGAGAAAAACAACCTAGTGACACCGTCGAAATGCTAGATGCAGAACAACTGACGGATTCTACAAGTAAACCAACTGGCGTTGGTTGTGTAATTGATGAGTCCGCTATCGGCAGAGATGCTGATCAGAAGCCCGCCGTTAATTTCCGCGAGAAACTCGTGCTGTCACCACTTACAACGCTGGGCAATTTGCCCTTTCGGAGGATCTGCAAAGAGTTCGGTGCAGACATCACCTGTGGCGAGATGGCATGTGCTCAGCCTCTTTTGAAGGGTATGGGCCAGGAGTGGGCCCTGACCAAGCGACACCAGAGCGAAGACATCTTTGGAGTCCAGCTATGCGGAAATAATCCGAACATGATTAACCAGGCGGCGCAGGTTATTTATGAGACGGCCCAAGTGGATTTCATTGATCTTAATATTGGTTGCCCGATAGATCTGATTTACCAGCAAGGCGGAGGCAGTGCGTTGATGCGAAGAACCAATATCTTAGAACTGACAGTGCGCAGTTGTGCAGCCTTGTCGAATCGCCTGCCCTTCACCGTGAAGATGCGCACCGGCATCTATGCAGATAAAAGCGTAGCGCACGAACTTTTGCCACTGGTTGAAGAGTGGGGTGCCTCAGCAGTGACTCTGCACGGGCGATCCAGGGAGCAGCGCTACACTAAACACGCCAACTGGGCTTACATCGAGGAGTGTGCTGCCAAGGCAAAGCGCATGCCGGTGATCGGCAATGGCGATATACTCAGCTACGAGGATTACATTGAGCGTAGGACGCTGGCACCACACGTTAGCTCCGTAATGATTGGTCGCGGAGCGTTAATAAAGCCCTGGATATTCCAAGAGATAAAAGAGAAAAATTCCTGGTCTCCATCGTCCGGACAACGTTATGAGATACTGCAAAAGTTCTGCAACTACGGTCTGGAGCACTGGGGCTCTGACACTAAGGGTGTGGAGACCACTCGCCGATTCCTCCTCGAATGGCAGTCTTTTCTGTACCGATACATACCCGAGGCCTTGCAGACGGCTCCGCCGCAAAAGATCAACGCTCGTCCGCAAAAGTACCGCGGACGCGACGAAATGGAGACCCTCATGAGTTCCGGCAATGCAGCTGACTGGGTGAAGCTTAGTGAATCGCTGCTGGGTCGTGTACCAGAATGCTTTACTTTTGTACCCAAGCACAAGGCGAATGCCTTTTAG